The proteins below come from a single Desulfovibrio sp. genomic window:
- a CDS encoding NAD(P)-dependent oxidoreductase: MEFGFIGVGAMGGPLARNLIRAGKTVHVYNRSVEGRDKTLAAGKSGVSAMSMADMAPCKVVFTCLALPEHLTEKALGPDGLYAHMQPGSVHVELSTIDSQTAFALAEAAGKQGIAYIQCTLGKTPAHAERGEAPLFVGGDQQGIADLTEVWPILGVLNNVGTVEAACAVKLVSNLVGMANLAVLSEGLRIGEAAGVEKNLLLQLLGETGAHSFQLVARGKSMTQGEYDPPRFALDLALKDVRLGCGMAHGMNVDVPLLDLVFTRFCRGAAAGLGNKDCAAVHEV, encoded by the coding sequence ATGGAATTTGGTTTTATTGGCGTAGGCGCAATGGGCGGGCCGCTGGCGCGCAATCTTATCCGCGCGGGCAAAACTGTGCACGTTTACAACCGCAGCGTCGAGGGAAGGGACAAAACCCTTGCCGCCGGAAAAAGCGGCGTGTCCGCCATGAGTATGGCGGACATGGCTCCCTGCAAGGTGGTATTCACCTGCCTGGCCCTGCCGGAACATCTGACGGAAAAAGCGCTCGGCCCGGATGGCCTGTATGCGCACATGCAGCCCGGTTCCGTGCATGTGGAGCTCTCTACCATTGATTCCCAGACTGCCTTTGCCCTTGCCGAGGCCGCAGGCAAGCAGGGCATTGCCTATATTCAATGCACCCTTGGCAAAACGCCCGCCCATGCGGAACGCGGCGAAGCCCCGCTCTTTGTGGGCGGCGACCAGCAGGGCATTGCCGATCTGACCGAAGTCTGGCCCATTCTTGGCGTGCTCAACAATGTGGGCACGGTGGAAGCTGCCTGCGCCGTCAAGCTGGTAAGCAATCTTGTGGGTATGGCAAATCTTGCTGTTTTGAGCGAGGGGCTGCGCATAGGCGAGGCCGCCGGGGTGGAAAAAAATCTGCTGCTGCAACTGCTTGGCGAAACTGGCGCGCACAGTTTTCAGCTCGTCGCGCGGGGAAAATCCATGACCCAAGGGGAATATGATCCCCCAAGGTTTGCGCTGGATCTCGCCCTCAAGGATGTGCGCCTCGGCTGTGGCATGGCCCACGGCATGAATGTGGATGTGCCCCTGCTGGATCTGGTTTTTACCCGGTTTTGCCGTGGTGCGGCAGCGGGGCTGGGCAACAAGGACTGCGCAGCGGTGCACGAAGTTTAG